One part of the Anomaloglossus baeobatrachus isolate aAnoBae1 unplaced genomic scaffold, aAnoBae1.hap1 Scaffold_98, whole genome shotgun sequence genome encodes these proteins:
- the LOC142289581 gene encoding uncharacterized protein LOC142289581, which translates to MQNAADTMEKGEMDVRGDERSRDLSTDDGTRSSTQNAKESERNKEAKPYSCAECGKCFACKSNLIRHERIHTGMKPYSCAECEKCFACKSNLIKHERIHAGEKLYSCSECEKCFARKSHLIRHERIHTGMKPYSCSECEKCFADKSSLITHESIHTGVKPYSCSECEKCFACKSDLVKHERIHTGEKPYSCSECEKCFACKSDLVKHERIHTGVKPYSCSECGKCFARKAHIIRHERIHTGEKPYSCSECGNYFARKSDLVKHERIHIGEKLYSCSECEKCFARKSHLIRHERIHTGMKPYSCAECEKCFADKSSLIIHESIHTGVKPYSCLFCSEIKAYYTGVKP; encoded by the coding sequence ATGACGGTACCAGGAGTTCCACACAGAATGCTAAGGAAAGTGAACGTAACAAAGAagcgaagccatattcatgtgcagaatgtgggaaatgttttgcttgcaaatcaaatcttattagacatgagagaattcacacaggaatgaagccatattcatgtgcagaatgtgagaaatgttttgcttgcaaatcaaatctcattaaacatgagagaattcacgcaGGAGAAaagctatattcatgttcagaatgtgagaaatgttttgctcggaaatcacatcttattagacatgagagaattcacacaggaatgaagccatattcatgttcagaatgtgagaaatgttttgctgacaaatcaagtctcattacacatgagagcattcacacaggcgtgaagccatattcatgttcagaatgtgagaaatgttttgcttgcaaatcagatcttgttaaacatgagagaattcacacaggagagaagccatattcatgttcagaatgtgagaaatgttttgcttgcaaatcagatcttgttaaacatgagagaattcacacaggagtgaagccatattcatgttcagaatgtgggaaatgttttgctcggaaagCACATattattagacatgagagaattcacacaggagagaagccatattcatgttcagaatgtggaaattaTTTtgctcggaaatcagatcttgttaaacatgagagaattcacataggagaaaagctatattcatgttcagaatgtgagaaatgttttgctcggaaatcacatcttattagacatgagagaattcacacaggaatgaagccatattcatgtgcagaatgtgagaaatgttttgctgacaAATCAAGTCTCATTATACATGAGAGCATTCACACAggcgtgaagccatattcatgtttgttTTGCTCGGAAATCAAGGCTTattacacaggagtgaagccatag